In the Telopea speciosissima isolate NSW1024214 ecotype Mountain lineage chromosome 2, Tspe_v1, whole genome shotgun sequence genome, one interval contains:
- the LOC122652046 gene encoding protein SCAR3-like isoform X1, which yields MPLARVRVRNEYGLGAPELYRASDSEDPKAILDGVAVAGLVGILRQLGDLAEFASEVFHDLQEQVMATASRSHKMMVRVQNIETALPPLEKAVMSQLSHLHFAYTAGSDWHRKIRTEKNHLIYSDLPQFFVDSYEECRDPPHLHLLDKFDTGGSGACMKRYSDPSFFGRVLASSESTDADKVKREKKARKTKRRGSRYKNGEISRVGLTACHSGRMQSASQNIHGQSSATETVPLCDVRSNSELQDRSMSFDSRSRMLFASPTINGQSSDAETVSLFDVRSNSELQDLSPSFDPRNKMGCIEFVLDGSSSIQTEKQETDELFTSRLKTECNETLSSVVPDKLNETMDDDLTHGSSQEQSAPNSSFVSWDEKTEIIKSDLQCGDIENDQCETSELHAVSSGISELVQEASSLGYANSDEILFIDENMPASVTVGNQFEEIESELDNYMDALNTMESEVETDFECQTKREVDYASFNFESTDGEHGAGKNKMVKMIAQNSDSSDTEPHTPSYGSSSEEMSQISNKVIAAESLPNPETPQITGISFPTPEGPARADFCENSGILIDSRENVFEPVTSDPSLSGMPNSHAPLSDKIESSLSKSQESDVETSSTSPIQFWTNGGLLGLEPSKPPDCSLSNVPNQSSLADTKDSSYDVSRNSVVPRSHSDEYVGKLEKELDSVGGKFKSSDSISPAEDHLVRNVVNIVQPISHSQCSTLCNDKQNDCGSRKEVPFESNFLETNIEKSEVSHNTSSHSPELPVVSVVKTPFDEAGQENTESSSNMFDLVHKILVNGFRSKVSLHEERSEPACSVKISPVMSQEPPRNKQMKGKARVEHQTSLERTPKEQTECESPENSPSSSPPLEHMNISFHSINGFETSKLKLKFPDGHRFHENIRDVIFPSFQLLPERSTRQDIDSESDDDTFCRSSPCTSEDLLRHHSESSSEQWESGDSTGSEDNELHDALHRVSSAESISASLEHFHSGPSLDLPSFDALNPLMDQHESISSSVPKDLLEPQLQYLNEPLAPQPPLPPLQWCTVMPHLDEVEDKLGATSDVVDHPNDPLVPGSTNCQKPIPGLPKQPHIKEATECPVNDKELNEPRESSQAANAKEVDEREDLMYQIRAKQFNLRRTIPTRQSLTPDAPTNVKVAAILEKANAIRQACVGSDEGVDENWSDD from the exons GTTTGCATCAGAGGTTTTTCATGACTTACAGGAGCAAGTGATGGCCACAGCTTCTAGGAGCCATAAAATGATGGTTCGGGTACAAAACATCGAAACTGCGCTTCCTCCGCTTGAGAAGGCTGTTATGTCCCAATTAAGTCACTTACATTTTGCTTACACAGCTG GTTCTGATTGGCATCGCAAAATTCGAACGGAGAAAAATCATCTCATCTACAGTGACTTGCCACAATTCTTTGTGGATTCTTATGAAGAATGTCGTGATCCACCACATCTGCATTTGCTCGACAA ATTTGACACTGGTGGTTCAGGAGCATGTATGAAAAGATATTCAGATCCATCCTTTTTTGGGAGGGTACTGGCTAGTTCTGAATCCACTGATGCTGATAAagttaaaagagaaaagaaggctCGTAAAACTAAG AGACGGGGATCTAGGTACAAGAATGGAGAAATCTCACGTGTGGGGTTGACAGCCTGTCACAGTGGACG AATGCAATCTGCATCTCAGAATATACATGGTCAGAGCTCTGCTACTGAGACTGTCCCTCTGTGTGATGTGAGATCAAATTCTGAACTGCAAGACCGTTCCATGTCTTTTGATTCAAGAAGCAG AATGTTGTTTGCTTCCCCAACGATAAATGGACAGAGCTCTGATGCTGAGACCGTCTCCTTGTTTGATGTGCGATCAAATTCTGAGCTGCAGgacctttctccatcttttgaTCCAAGAAATAAGATGGGTTGCATTGAATTTGTTTTGGATGGAAGTTCTTCCATACAGactgaaaagcaagaaaccgATGAATTGTTCACTTCAAGGTTGAAGACAGAGTGCAATGAAACCCTTAGTTCTGTTGTTCCCGATAAACTAAATGAAACTATGGATGATGATTTGACACATGGGTCATCACAAGAGCAAAGTGCCCCAAATTCATCTTTTGTTAGTTGGGatgaaaaaacagaaataataaaatctgaTCTACAGTGTGGCGATATTGAGAACGACCAGTGTGAAACCTCAGAGTTGCACGCAGTAAGCTCTGGAATTAGTGAGTTGGTGCAGGAAGCTTCATCGCTCGGGTATGCTAATTCAGATGAAATCTTGTTTATTGATGAAAACATGCCAGCATCAGTCACTGTAGGGAATCAATTTGAGGAGATTGAAAGTGAGCTAGACAATTACATGGATGCACTTAACACCATGGAATCAGAAGTTGAAACTGATTTTGAGTGCCAGACCAAACGAGAAGTAGATTATGCCTCGTTCAACTTTGAAAGTACCGATGGGGAACATGGAGCTGGTAAAAATAAAATGGTAAAGATGATTGCTCAAAATTCAGATTCATCTGATACTGAACCTCATACTCCATCTTACGGTTCCTCAAGCGAAGAAATGTCTCAGATCTCCAACAAAGTGATAGCTGCAGAGAGTTTGCCTAATCCAGAAACCCCCCAAATCACTGGGATATCTTTTCCTACTCCAGAAGGTCCAGCCAGAGCTGACTTTTGTGAAAATAGTGGTATCCTTATTGATTCAAGAGAAAATGTGTTTGAACCAGTTACCTCTGATCCATCACTCTCCGGCATGCCCAATTCACATGCTCCTTTGAGTGACAAGATTGAAAGCAGCTTGTCCAAATCTCAAGAATCAGATGTTGAAACTTCTAGTACATCTCCGATTCAGTTCTGGACAAACGGTGGCTTGTTAGGACTTGAGCCATCAAAACCTCCAGATTGCAGTTTGTCAAATGTTCCAAATCAGAGTTCCCTGGCTGATACTAAAGATAGCTCATATGATGTTTCAAGAAACAGTGTTGTACCAAGATCCCATTCTGACGAATATGTAGGGAAGCTAGAAAAGGAACTGGACTCTGTAGGGGGAAAATTTAAATCATCTGATAGCATCAGCCCAGCGGAGGATCACTTGGTCAGAAATGTGGTAAACATAGTCCAACCAATTAGTCATTCTCAGTGCTCCACATTATGCAATGATAAGCAAAATGATTGTGGGTCCAGGAAAGAAGTTCCTTTTGAATCCAATTTCCTGGAAACCAATATTGAGAAATCTGAAGTTTCACATAACACCTCTAGTCATTCACCTGAGTTGCCAGTTGTGTCTGTTGTCAAAACCCCATTTGATGAAGCTGGCCAAGAAAATACTGAGAGTTCATCTAATATGTTTGACCTTGTCCATAAAATACTAGTGAATGGTTTCCGAAGTAAAGTATCACTCCATGAAGAGAGATCTGAACCTGCTTGCTCTGTGAAAATCAGTCCTGTAATGTCGCAGGAACCTCCTCGCAATAAGCAGATGAAAGGGAAAGCCCGAGTTGAACATCAAACTTCCCTTGAAAGAACTCCAAAAGAACAGACTGAATGTGAATCCCCAGAAAACtcaccttcttcttcaccaCCTTTAGAACATATGAATATCTCATTCCACTCCATAAATGGCTTTGAGACTTccaaactgaaactaaaattTCCTGATGGACATCGTTTCCATGAAAATATTAGAGATGTTATATTTCCTTCATTCCAGTTACTCCCAGAGCGTTCTACTCGGCAGGATATTGATTCTGAATCCGATGATGACACATTCTGTAGATCATCACCATGTACGTCTGAGGATTTGCTTAGGCATCATTCTGAATCAAGTTCTGAGCAGTGGGAATCTGGTGACTCCACCGGAAGTGAGGACAATGAGTTACATGATGCTTTACATAGAGTCTCGTCAGCTGAATCCATATCAGCCTCCTTGGAACATTTTCATTCAGGTCCTTCACTTGATCTTCCAAGTTTTGATGCTTTGAATCCTTTAATGGATCAGCATGAAAGTATAAGCAGTTCTGTTCCAAAGGATTTACTAGAGCCCCAGTTGCAATATCTTAATGAACCACTGGCACCACAACCTCCACTACCTCCATTGCAATGGTGTACAGTGATGCCCCACTTGGATGAAGTAGAAGATAAACTAGGGGCTACATCTGATGTTGTGGATCATCCAAATGATCCGCTAGTTCCAGGTTCAACCAATTGTCAGAAACCCATTCCAGGTCTGCCAAAGCAACCACATATCAAGGAGGCCACTGAATGTCCGGTAAATGACAAG GAGTTAAATGAACCCAGAGAATCTAGCCAGGCTGCAAATGCCAAGGAAGTGGATGAGAGGGAAGATTTAATGTATCAAATCAGAGCAAAG
- the LOC122652046 gene encoding protein SCAR3-like isoform X2 gives MPLARVRVRNEYGLGAPELYRASDSEDPKAILDGVAVAGLVGILRQLGDLAEFASEVFHDLQEQVMATASRSHKMMVRVQNIETALPPLEKAVMSQLSHLHFAYTAGSDWHRKIRTEKNHLIYSDLPQFFVDSYEECRDPPHLHLLDKFDTGGSGACMKRYSDPSFFGRVLASSESTDADKVKREKKARKTKRRGSRYKNGEISRVGLTACHSGRMQSASQNIHGQSSATETVPLCDVRSNSELQDRSMSFDSRSRMLFASPTINGQSSDAETVSLFDVRSNSELQDLSPSFDPRNKMGCIEFVLDGSSSIQTEKQETDELFTSRLKTECNETLSSVVPDKLNETMDDDLTHGSSQEQSAPNSSFVSWDEKTEIIKSDLQCGDIENDQCETSELHAVSSGISELVQEASSLGYANSDEILFIDENMPASVTVGNQFEEIESELDNYMDALNTMESEVETDFECQTKREVDYASFNFESTDGEHGAGKNKMVKMIAQNSDSSDTEPHTPSYGSSSEEMSQISNKVIAAESFPTPEGPARADFCENSGILIDSRENVFEPVTSDPSLSGMPNSHAPLSDKIESSLSKSQESDVETSSTSPIQFWTNGGLLGLEPSKPPDCSLSNVPNQSSLADTKDSSYDVSRNSVVPRSHSDEYVGKLEKELDSVGGKFKSSDSISPAEDHLVRNVVNIVQPISHSQCSTLCNDKQNDCGSRKEVPFESNFLETNIEKSEVSHNTSSHSPELPVVSVVKTPFDEAGQENTESSSNMFDLVHKILVNGFRSKVSLHEERSEPACSVKISPVMSQEPPRNKQMKGKARVEHQTSLERTPKEQTECESPENSPSSSPPLEHMNISFHSINGFETSKLKLKFPDGHRFHENIRDVIFPSFQLLPERSTRQDIDSESDDDTFCRSSPCTSEDLLRHHSESSSEQWESGDSTGSEDNELHDALHRVSSAESISASLEHFHSGPSLDLPSFDALNPLMDQHESISSSVPKDLLEPQLQYLNEPLAPQPPLPPLQWCTVMPHLDEVEDKLGATSDVVDHPNDPLVPGSTNCQKPIPGLPKQPHIKEATECPVNDKELNEPRESSQAANAKEVDEREDLMYQIRAKQFNLRRTIPTRQSLTPDAPTNVKVAAILEKANAIRQACVGSDEGVDENWSDD, from the exons GTTTGCATCAGAGGTTTTTCATGACTTACAGGAGCAAGTGATGGCCACAGCTTCTAGGAGCCATAAAATGATGGTTCGGGTACAAAACATCGAAACTGCGCTTCCTCCGCTTGAGAAGGCTGTTATGTCCCAATTAAGTCACTTACATTTTGCTTACACAGCTG GTTCTGATTGGCATCGCAAAATTCGAACGGAGAAAAATCATCTCATCTACAGTGACTTGCCACAATTCTTTGTGGATTCTTATGAAGAATGTCGTGATCCACCACATCTGCATTTGCTCGACAA ATTTGACACTGGTGGTTCAGGAGCATGTATGAAAAGATATTCAGATCCATCCTTTTTTGGGAGGGTACTGGCTAGTTCTGAATCCACTGATGCTGATAAagttaaaagagaaaagaaggctCGTAAAACTAAG AGACGGGGATCTAGGTACAAGAATGGAGAAATCTCACGTGTGGGGTTGACAGCCTGTCACAGTGGACG AATGCAATCTGCATCTCAGAATATACATGGTCAGAGCTCTGCTACTGAGACTGTCCCTCTGTGTGATGTGAGATCAAATTCTGAACTGCAAGACCGTTCCATGTCTTTTGATTCAAGAAGCAG AATGTTGTTTGCTTCCCCAACGATAAATGGACAGAGCTCTGATGCTGAGACCGTCTCCTTGTTTGATGTGCGATCAAATTCTGAGCTGCAGgacctttctccatcttttgaTCCAAGAAATAAGATGGGTTGCATTGAATTTGTTTTGGATGGAAGTTCTTCCATACAGactgaaaagcaagaaaccgATGAATTGTTCACTTCAAGGTTGAAGACAGAGTGCAATGAAACCCTTAGTTCTGTTGTTCCCGATAAACTAAATGAAACTATGGATGATGATTTGACACATGGGTCATCACAAGAGCAAAGTGCCCCAAATTCATCTTTTGTTAGTTGGGatgaaaaaacagaaataataaaatctgaTCTACAGTGTGGCGATATTGAGAACGACCAGTGTGAAACCTCAGAGTTGCACGCAGTAAGCTCTGGAATTAGTGAGTTGGTGCAGGAAGCTTCATCGCTCGGGTATGCTAATTCAGATGAAATCTTGTTTATTGATGAAAACATGCCAGCATCAGTCACTGTAGGGAATCAATTTGAGGAGATTGAAAGTGAGCTAGACAATTACATGGATGCACTTAACACCATGGAATCAGAAGTTGAAACTGATTTTGAGTGCCAGACCAAACGAGAAGTAGATTATGCCTCGTTCAACTTTGAAAGTACCGATGGGGAACATGGAGCTGGTAAAAATAAAATGGTAAAGATGATTGCTCAAAATTCAGATTCATCTGATACTGAACCTCATACTCCATCTTACGGTTCCTCAAGCGAAGAAATGTCTCAGATCTCCAACAAAGTGATAGCTGCAGAGAG TTTTCCTACTCCAGAAGGTCCAGCCAGAGCTGACTTTTGTGAAAATAGTGGTATCCTTATTGATTCAAGAGAAAATGTGTTTGAACCAGTTACCTCTGATCCATCACTCTCCGGCATGCCCAATTCACATGCTCCTTTGAGTGACAAGATTGAAAGCAGCTTGTCCAAATCTCAAGAATCAGATGTTGAAACTTCTAGTACATCTCCGATTCAGTTCTGGACAAACGGTGGCTTGTTAGGACTTGAGCCATCAAAACCTCCAGATTGCAGTTTGTCAAATGTTCCAAATCAGAGTTCCCTGGCTGATACTAAAGATAGCTCATATGATGTTTCAAGAAACAGTGTTGTACCAAGATCCCATTCTGACGAATATGTAGGGAAGCTAGAAAAGGAACTGGACTCTGTAGGGGGAAAATTTAAATCATCTGATAGCATCAGCCCAGCGGAGGATCACTTGGTCAGAAATGTGGTAAACATAGTCCAACCAATTAGTCATTCTCAGTGCTCCACATTATGCAATGATAAGCAAAATGATTGTGGGTCCAGGAAAGAAGTTCCTTTTGAATCCAATTTCCTGGAAACCAATATTGAGAAATCTGAAGTTTCACATAACACCTCTAGTCATTCACCTGAGTTGCCAGTTGTGTCTGTTGTCAAAACCCCATTTGATGAAGCTGGCCAAGAAAATACTGAGAGTTCATCTAATATGTTTGACCTTGTCCATAAAATACTAGTGAATGGTTTCCGAAGTAAAGTATCACTCCATGAAGAGAGATCTGAACCTGCTTGCTCTGTGAAAATCAGTCCTGTAATGTCGCAGGAACCTCCTCGCAATAAGCAGATGAAAGGGAAAGCCCGAGTTGAACATCAAACTTCCCTTGAAAGAACTCCAAAAGAACAGACTGAATGTGAATCCCCAGAAAACtcaccttcttcttcaccaCCTTTAGAACATATGAATATCTCATTCCACTCCATAAATGGCTTTGAGACTTccaaactgaaactaaaattTCCTGATGGACATCGTTTCCATGAAAATATTAGAGATGTTATATTTCCTTCATTCCAGTTACTCCCAGAGCGTTCTACTCGGCAGGATATTGATTCTGAATCCGATGATGACACATTCTGTAGATCATCACCATGTACGTCTGAGGATTTGCTTAGGCATCATTCTGAATCAAGTTCTGAGCAGTGGGAATCTGGTGACTCCACCGGAAGTGAGGACAATGAGTTACATGATGCTTTACATAGAGTCTCGTCAGCTGAATCCATATCAGCCTCCTTGGAACATTTTCATTCAGGTCCTTCACTTGATCTTCCAAGTTTTGATGCTTTGAATCCTTTAATGGATCAGCATGAAAGTATAAGCAGTTCTGTTCCAAAGGATTTACTAGAGCCCCAGTTGCAATATCTTAATGAACCACTGGCACCACAACCTCCACTACCTCCATTGCAATGGTGTACAGTGATGCCCCACTTGGATGAAGTAGAAGATAAACTAGGGGCTACATCTGATGTTGTGGATCATCCAAATGATCCGCTAGTTCCAGGTTCAACCAATTGTCAGAAACCCATTCCAGGTCTGCCAAAGCAACCACATATCAAGGAGGCCACTGAATGTCCGGTAAATGACAAG GAGTTAAATGAACCCAGAGAATCTAGCCAGGCTGCAAATGCCAAGGAAGTGGATGAGAGGGAAGATTTAATGTATCAAATCAGAGCAAAG
- the LOC122652046 gene encoding protein SCAR3-like isoform X3 — protein MKRYSDPSFFGRVLASSESTDADKVKREKKARKTKRRGSRYKNGEISRVGLTACHSGRMQSASQNIHGQSSATETVPLCDVRSNSELQDRSMSFDSRSRMLFASPTINGQSSDAETVSLFDVRSNSELQDLSPSFDPRNKMGCIEFVLDGSSSIQTEKQETDELFTSRLKTECNETLSSVVPDKLNETMDDDLTHGSSQEQSAPNSSFVSWDEKTEIIKSDLQCGDIENDQCETSELHAVSSGISELVQEASSLGYANSDEILFIDENMPASVTVGNQFEEIESELDNYMDALNTMESEVETDFECQTKREVDYASFNFESTDGEHGAGKNKMVKMIAQNSDSSDTEPHTPSYGSSSEEMSQISNKVIAAESLPNPETPQITGISFPTPEGPARADFCENSGILIDSRENVFEPVTSDPSLSGMPNSHAPLSDKIESSLSKSQESDVETSSTSPIQFWTNGGLLGLEPSKPPDCSLSNVPNQSSLADTKDSSYDVSRNSVVPRSHSDEYVGKLEKELDSVGGKFKSSDSISPAEDHLVRNVVNIVQPISHSQCSTLCNDKQNDCGSRKEVPFESNFLETNIEKSEVSHNTSSHSPELPVVSVVKTPFDEAGQENTESSSNMFDLVHKILVNGFRSKVSLHEERSEPACSVKISPVMSQEPPRNKQMKGKARVEHQTSLERTPKEQTECESPENSPSSSPPLEHMNISFHSINGFETSKLKLKFPDGHRFHENIRDVIFPSFQLLPERSTRQDIDSESDDDTFCRSSPCTSEDLLRHHSESSSEQWESGDSTGSEDNELHDALHRVSSAESISASLEHFHSGPSLDLPSFDALNPLMDQHESISSSVPKDLLEPQLQYLNEPLAPQPPLPPLQWCTVMPHLDEVEDKLGATSDVVDHPNDPLVPGSTNCQKPIPGLPKQPHIKEATECPVNDKELNEPRESSQAANAKEVDEREDLMYQIRAKQFNLRRTIPTRQSLTPDAPTNVKVAAILEKANAIRQACVGSDEGVDENWSDD, from the exons ATGAAAAGATATTCAGATCCATCCTTTTTTGGGAGGGTACTGGCTAGTTCTGAATCCACTGATGCTGATAAagttaaaagagaaaagaaggctCGTAAAACTAAG AGACGGGGATCTAGGTACAAGAATGGAGAAATCTCACGTGTGGGGTTGACAGCCTGTCACAGTGGACG AATGCAATCTGCATCTCAGAATATACATGGTCAGAGCTCTGCTACTGAGACTGTCCCTCTGTGTGATGTGAGATCAAATTCTGAACTGCAAGACCGTTCCATGTCTTTTGATTCAAGAAGCAG AATGTTGTTTGCTTCCCCAACGATAAATGGACAGAGCTCTGATGCTGAGACCGTCTCCTTGTTTGATGTGCGATCAAATTCTGAGCTGCAGgacctttctccatcttttgaTCCAAGAAATAAGATGGGTTGCATTGAATTTGTTTTGGATGGAAGTTCTTCCATACAGactgaaaagcaagaaaccgATGAATTGTTCACTTCAAGGTTGAAGACAGAGTGCAATGAAACCCTTAGTTCTGTTGTTCCCGATAAACTAAATGAAACTATGGATGATGATTTGACACATGGGTCATCACAAGAGCAAAGTGCCCCAAATTCATCTTTTGTTAGTTGGGatgaaaaaacagaaataataaaatctgaTCTACAGTGTGGCGATATTGAGAACGACCAGTGTGAAACCTCAGAGTTGCACGCAGTAAGCTCTGGAATTAGTGAGTTGGTGCAGGAAGCTTCATCGCTCGGGTATGCTAATTCAGATGAAATCTTGTTTATTGATGAAAACATGCCAGCATCAGTCACTGTAGGGAATCAATTTGAGGAGATTGAAAGTGAGCTAGACAATTACATGGATGCACTTAACACCATGGAATCAGAAGTTGAAACTGATTTTGAGTGCCAGACCAAACGAGAAGTAGATTATGCCTCGTTCAACTTTGAAAGTACCGATGGGGAACATGGAGCTGGTAAAAATAAAATGGTAAAGATGATTGCTCAAAATTCAGATTCATCTGATACTGAACCTCATACTCCATCTTACGGTTCCTCAAGCGAAGAAATGTCTCAGATCTCCAACAAAGTGATAGCTGCAGAGAGTTTGCCTAATCCAGAAACCCCCCAAATCACTGGGATATCTTTTCCTACTCCAGAAGGTCCAGCCAGAGCTGACTTTTGTGAAAATAGTGGTATCCTTATTGATTCAAGAGAAAATGTGTTTGAACCAGTTACCTCTGATCCATCACTCTCCGGCATGCCCAATTCACATGCTCCTTTGAGTGACAAGATTGAAAGCAGCTTGTCCAAATCTCAAGAATCAGATGTTGAAACTTCTAGTACATCTCCGATTCAGTTCTGGACAAACGGTGGCTTGTTAGGACTTGAGCCATCAAAACCTCCAGATTGCAGTTTGTCAAATGTTCCAAATCAGAGTTCCCTGGCTGATACTAAAGATAGCTCATATGATGTTTCAAGAAACAGTGTTGTACCAAGATCCCATTCTGACGAATATGTAGGGAAGCTAGAAAAGGAACTGGACTCTGTAGGGGGAAAATTTAAATCATCTGATAGCATCAGCCCAGCGGAGGATCACTTGGTCAGAAATGTGGTAAACATAGTCCAACCAATTAGTCATTCTCAGTGCTCCACATTATGCAATGATAAGCAAAATGATTGTGGGTCCAGGAAAGAAGTTCCTTTTGAATCCAATTTCCTGGAAACCAATATTGAGAAATCTGAAGTTTCACATAACACCTCTAGTCATTCACCTGAGTTGCCAGTTGTGTCTGTTGTCAAAACCCCATTTGATGAAGCTGGCCAAGAAAATACTGAGAGTTCATCTAATATGTTTGACCTTGTCCATAAAATACTAGTGAATGGTTTCCGAAGTAAAGTATCACTCCATGAAGAGAGATCTGAACCTGCTTGCTCTGTGAAAATCAGTCCTGTAATGTCGCAGGAACCTCCTCGCAATAAGCAGATGAAAGGGAAAGCCCGAGTTGAACATCAAACTTCCCTTGAAAGAACTCCAAAAGAACAGACTGAATGTGAATCCCCAGAAAACtcaccttcttcttcaccaCCTTTAGAACATATGAATATCTCATTCCACTCCATAAATGGCTTTGAGACTTccaaactgaaactaaaattTCCTGATGGACATCGTTTCCATGAAAATATTAGAGATGTTATATTTCCTTCATTCCAGTTACTCCCAGAGCGTTCTACTCGGCAGGATATTGATTCTGAATCCGATGATGACACATTCTGTAGATCATCACCATGTACGTCTGAGGATTTGCTTAGGCATCATTCTGAATCAAGTTCTGAGCAGTGGGAATCTGGTGACTCCACCGGAAGTGAGGACAATGAGTTACATGATGCTTTACATAGAGTCTCGTCAGCTGAATCCATATCAGCCTCCTTGGAACATTTTCATTCAGGTCCTTCACTTGATCTTCCAAGTTTTGATGCTTTGAATCCTTTAATGGATCAGCATGAAAGTATAAGCAGTTCTGTTCCAAAGGATTTACTAGAGCCCCAGTTGCAATATCTTAATGAACCACTGGCACCACAACCTCCACTACCTCCATTGCAATGGTGTACAGTGATGCCCCACTTGGATGAAGTAGAAGATAAACTAGGGGCTACATCTGATGTTGTGGATCATCCAAATGATCCGCTAGTTCCAGGTTCAACCAATTGTCAGAAACCCATTCCAGGTCTGCCAAAGCAACCACATATCAAGGAGGCCACTGAATGTCCGGTAAATGACAAG GAGTTAAATGAACCCAGAGAATCTAGCCAGGCTGCAAATGCCAAGGAAGTGGATGAGAGGGAAGATTTAATGTATCAAATCAGAGCAAAG